The window CTAccactcttaaaaaaaaaaacaacgtccTCTAATGACCGAAAAACAATTGAACACTACCATCCTAAATTTATCCTAAGCTACTACACAGTCAAAAATATCCCCACGCTTCTATGTTAAACTTAAGCACTGCACTCAGTAAGTACACTATTTGGACACAAACTTCTTCAAAACCCAATTAAATACCGATTCCTGACAGGAAAtcaaaacccaattaaaaaccaaaccacAGACCCAACTCCCGATGGAATTCCCAGTCCTATCACTGCTTCTACACAAGACTTAGAGCATAACTTTAGCATACACGTTCAGTTCAACTAGTTATTCCAATCTCCTGCTGGAGTTTCAACCAATTGGAAATCTACAGAATCCAACCAATTAAACCCCAACTATGTACCAAAAACATCCAACTAGCCATCTACAGTCTAAAAATATACGGAATACACATAGATACATACCCAATTTTCGCTCTTTTCAGAGGAAACCAAGTACACTTTCAGCAGTAGAAACAAAACAAGAGGAACAGGATGAAACAAAATCCAGGTCACATTAAATAACCTTGAAGTCTCCAAACATATTCAAAAATACATCAAggaaatagataaataattcaaaaccttgccgacaaaatatttcatttcaaaCAAACCAATCAGTCCACACTCTGCATGATGTCCTCGGCAGTGAACTTAGTGCCCTTCTCTTTGTCTCCAACAGCACGTCCCTTTGCCTTGCGATCCAATAGGGACTTCCTATCCTTATCAAGCCTCAACTTCGTGATAACAACCTTGGACGGGTTGATACCGACATTAACTGTTGACCCATTCACCTTCTCACGTGTAATCCTCTCGATGTGGATGACCCACTTTCGACGATAAACCTGAACCACCTTACCCTCGCGTCCTTTGTAGGTCCCACGAACAACCTGGACTTCATCGTCCTTACGGACAGGCATGGATCGGACGTTGTACTTCTGGCGGAGGTCGGTGGAGAGAGGAGCGCTCATTAGGATCCTGCGCAAGGAGGAGGGCGCCGAGAAGTGGGCCTTCCGGCTCTTGCGTCTGGAGGAGGAGACCCTTGGGTTATACTTCATGGTAGCGGTTGTAGCTGCTGGCTATG is drawn from Populus nigra chromosome 5, ddPopNigr1.1, whole genome shotgun sequence and contains these coding sequences:
- the LOC133693307 gene encoding large ribosomal subunit protein uL24z-like, whose translation is MKYNPRVSSSRRKSRKAHFSAPSSLRRILMSAPLSTDLRQKYNVRSMPVRKDDEVQVVRGTYKGREGKVVQVYRRKWVIHIERITREKVNGSTVNVGINPSKVVITKLRLDKDRKSLLDRKAKGRAVGDKEKGTKFTAEDIMQSVD